A DNA window from Pyrus communis chromosome 3, drPyrComm1.1, whole genome shotgun sequence contains the following coding sequences:
- the LOC137728723 gene encoding uncharacterized protein, whose translation MKEDQDQYREAATGEKRKLEDSSISILLAKQKAQEIAARLVSDAESKRPRLEEEHPYRQPSPVFNPPPYPVFTPQSGQSYGSPSTSKKITIPNGKVGVIIGKQGETIKSLQLQSGAKIQITRDSEADPTSLMRDVDLTGTPEQISRAEQLINDVLAEADAGVPSTNQGFNSMQPGSEQFIMKVPTNKVALIIGKGGETIRTMQSKSGARIQVVPLHPPPGDMSTERSVHINGTAEQIEAAKELVNEVISGKHMVNSSGTNSYVQQSFPPGSWAPPGQQQQPHYGYAQPGSYAPPASYYGNYPTQVAGWDQSNQLATSQPPQDGSGYNYYGQQPQNPSYNYNQTPPVASHGYDQGYAQQPPSYGGQAPISDYQQQYATSGYGPPAVPSIGDATASQSTQPSAAYQVPYSQPMANPQAGYWTHPGSTGHQPHPGYYQAGYGGQQGVEDPSAASQPAAYGHGEHHQPDPSHYAPAVNPPTNNGESQHQQEDHSELPTNGYEEPSGYGAERTGDKKSDGEALAPATETVGSES comes from the exons ATGAAAGAAGACCAAGACCAATACCGAGAAGCCGCTACCGGCGAAAAGCGAAAGCTGGAAGACAGCAGCATCAGCATCCTACTGGCCAAGCAGAAAGCTCAGGAAATCGCCGCCCGACTTGTTAGCGACGCCGAGTCAAAGCGTCCTCGACTGGAGGAGGAGCATCCCTACCGCCAACCCAGCCCCGTCTTCAACCCTCCTCCTTACCCTG TTTTTACTCCGCAATCAGGACAGTCTTATGGCTCTCCAAGCACAAGCAAGAAAATAACTATACCAAATGGGAAG GTTGGGGTAATTATTGGAAAACAAGGAGAAACGATAAAAAGTCTACAACTTCAGTCAGGGGCCAAAATCCAGATAACCCGGGATTCAGAAGCTGATCCTACTTCTCTTATGAGGGATGTGGACTTGACCGGTACGCCTGAGCAGATCAGTAGGGCAGAACAACTTATCAATGATGTCCTAGCAGAG GCAGATGCAGGGGTTCCATCTACAAATCAGGGATTCAACTCAATGCAACCTGGATCAGAACAGTTTATAATGAAAGTACCCACTAATAAG GTTGCTTTGATTATAGGCAAGGGAGGTGAGACGATCAGGACTATGCAAAGCAAGTCAGGAGCTCGTATTCAG GTGGTACCATTGCATCCTCCTCCTGGTGATATGTCAACTGAAAGATCAGTACATATAAATGGAACGGCAGAGCAAATTGAAGCAGCCAAAGAATTGGTCAATGAAGTAATCAGTGGG AAGCATATGGTAAACTCCTCTGGAACGAATAGTTATGTCCAGCAGTCTTTCCCCCCTGGTAGTTGGGCCCCACCAGGACAGCAACAGCAGCCGCATTATGGGTACGCACAACCAGGAAGTTATGCACCTCCTGCTTCATACTACGGCAACTATCCTACACAGGTAGCAGGTTGGGATCAGTCAAACCAATTAGCCACCTCTCAACCACCTCAGGATGGTAGTGGATACAATTACTATGGACAACAACCTCAAAATCCTAGCTACAACTACAATCAGACACCTCCCGTTGCCAGCCATGGTTATGATCAGGGGTATGCTCAGCAGCCACCAAGTTATGGAGGCCAAGCTCCAATATCTGATTACCAGCAACAATATGCAACTTCAGGGTATGGACCACCTGCGGTGCCATCCATTGGGGATGCAACTGCTTCCCAAAGTACCCAGCCTTCAGCTGCTTATCAAGTTCCTTACAGCCAGCCAATGGCAAACCCTCAAGCTGGGTATTGGACTCATCCAGGCAGCACAGGCCACCAACCACATCCTGGTTATTACCAAGCAGGTTATGGAGGGCAGCAGGGGGTCGAAGACCCTTCTGCCGCATCTCAGCCTGCAGCATATGGACACGGTGAGCACCATCAGCCAGACCCTTCACATTATGCCCCAGCAGTGAATCCTCCTACAAACAACGGAGAGTCACAGCATCAGCAAGAAGACCATTCAGAGCTTCCAACCAATGGATACGAAGAGCCATCAGGTTACGGAGCTGAAAGAACCGGTGACAAGAAATCAGATGGAGAGGCGTTGGCCCCAGCAACAGAGACCGTTGGTTCTGAAAGCTGA
- the LOC137728725 gene encoding serine/threonine-protein kinase SRK2E-like, which yields MNRSVLTVGPAMDMPIMHDSDRYELVRDIGSGNFGVARLMRDKQTGELVAVKYLERGEKIDENVQREIINHRSLRHPNIVWFKEVILTPTHLAIVMEYASGGELFERICNAGRFSEHEARFFFQQLISGVSYCHAMQVCHRDLKLENTLLDGSPAPRLKICDFGYSKALLSLSLSLSLSLSLSLSLHAQRPSFCRSPVLNYDRSLSSVLHSQPKSTVGTPAYIAPEVLLKKEYDGKIADVWSCGVTLYVMLVGAYPFEDPGEPKNFLKTIHRIRNVQYSIPDYVHISAECRHLISRIFVAEPEKRITNPEIRNHEWFLKNLPADLMVENTMNNQFEEPDQPMQSLDEIMQIIAEAKIPAAGANSLNQYLAGSLDIDNMEEDLESDPDIDTDSSGEIVYAI from the exons ATGAATCGGTCTGTGCTCACAGTTGGGCCAGCCATGGACATGCCGATCATGCACGACAGCGACCGGTACGAGCTGGTTCGGGATATTGGGTCGGGAAATTTCGGGGTTGCACGGCTTATGAGGGACAAGCAGACTGGTGAGCTTGTTGCTGTGAAATACCTAGAGCGAGGTGAGAAG ATAGATGAAAATGTACAAAGGGAAATTATAAACCACAGGTCGTTGAGGCATCCGAACATTGTCTGGTTCAAAGAG GTAATATTAACACCAACTCATCTAGCTATTGTGATGGAATATGCATCTGGGGGAGAGCTCTTTGAGCGGATATGCAACGCTGGGCGTTTCAGTGAGCATGAG GCGCGTTTCTTCTTCCAGCAACTTATATCAGGAGTCAGTTACTGTCATGCAATG CAAGTGTGCCACCGAGACTTGAAGTTGGAGAACACATTGTTAGATGGAAGTCCAGCTCCTCGTTTAAAAATATGTGACTTTGGCTACTCAAAGgcactactctctctctctctctctctctctctctctctctctctctctctctctctgcatgcACAGAGGCCTTCATTTTGCAGGAGTCCGGTGCTAAATTATGACAGATCTCTG TCCTCGGTGCTGCATTCACAACCAAAATCGACCGTTGGCACCCCTGCATATATTGCACCTGAGGTGTTACTCAAGAAAGAATATGATGGAAAG ATTGCAGATGTATGGTCTTGTGGGGTGACCTTATACGTCATGTTGGTGGGTGCATACCCATTTGAAGATCCTGGGGAGCCTAAAAACTTCCTCAAGACAATACAT CGGATAAGGAATGTCCAGTACTCTATTCCTGACTATGTTCATATATCTGCAGAGTGCCGCCATCTAATATCAAGGATTTTCGTAGCTGAGCCTGAGAAG AGGATAACCAACCCCGAGATTAGGAACCACGAATGGTTTCTAAAGAACCTTCCTGCAGATCTAATGGTTGAAAACACCATGAACAACCAGTTTGAAGAGCCGGATCAACCCATGCAAAGCCTTGATGAGATTATGCAGATAATTGCCGAGGCTAAAATACCTGCGGCCGGGGCCAACAGTCTCAACCAGTATCTTGCTGGCAGCCTGGACATAGATAACATGGAGGAGGACCTCGAGTCTGATCCCGACATTGACACCGACAGCAGCGGAGAGATAGTCTATGCAATTTAA